From a single Paenibacillus sp. FSL W8-0426 genomic region:
- a CDS encoding MFS transporter — protein sequence MAQTAYMKLQVNHAANWALAGVSFAHLLNDAMQTVVPASFPLFQQTLQLSFAQMGWIAFMLNITASVLQPLIGYMSDRKPMPILLPGGMLCSLLGMLGFALSTELWMLLVSAALLGVGSSVLHPESSRVAHMAAGKGRGLAQSIFQVGGNTGQALAPLVVAYLILPRGQHSFLWLIGLALAGMLIQTYVSRWYKDRLALQQASSEAKRSLKRQEQAGGSAVYSKTFIAFTLGILILLLFSKFVYLAGMTGYYSFYYADHYGLSLSQAQICLFILQFAGMVGTLIGGPLADRFGRKPMIWFSIAGTAPFSILLPYAGPIWAMVLCACIGIILMSGFSVIIVYAQELLPNHIGTVSGLFFGLSFGMAGLGSVVLGSLMDATSVAWVIQLCSFLPLLGVFAIFLPKGKQAAA from the coding sequence ATGGCCCAGACGGCCTACATGAAATTGCAAGTGAACCACGCCGCAAACTGGGCACTGGCCGGCGTAAGCTTCGCTCATCTGCTCAACGACGCGATGCAGACGGTCGTTCCGGCATCGTTCCCGCTCTTCCAGCAAACGCTGCAGCTGAGCTTTGCGCAAATGGGATGGATCGCGTTTATGCTGAACATTACCGCATCCGTTCTGCAGCCGTTGATCGGCTATATGTCGGATCGCAAACCGATGCCGATTCTGCTGCCTGGGGGCATGCTCTGCTCGCTGCTCGGCATGCTGGGATTCGCGCTATCCACCGAACTGTGGATGCTGCTTGTGTCGGCAGCCCTGCTGGGCGTAGGCTCTTCCGTGCTCCATCCGGAATCTTCCCGTGTTGCGCACATGGCTGCAGGCAAAGGACGTGGGCTGGCCCAGTCGATTTTTCAGGTTGGAGGCAATACCGGGCAAGCTTTGGCGCCACTGGTCGTTGCTTACCTGATCCTGCCGCGCGGGCAGCACAGCTTCCTGTGGCTTATTGGTCTGGCCCTGGCGGGCATGCTGATTCAGACCTATGTCAGCCGGTGGTACAAAGACAGGCTGGCCCTGCAGCAGGCGAGCTCGGAAGCGAAGCGGTCACTTAAGCGTCAGGAACAGGCCGGAGGCTCAGCAGTATACAGCAAAACGTTCATTGCCTTTACGCTGGGCATTCTGATCCTGCTTCTCTTCTCCAAGTTCGTCTATTTGGCAGGAATGACGGGATATTATTCGTTTTATTATGCCGACCATTACGGCTTATCGTTGTCCCAGGCGCAGATTTGCCTGTTTATCCTTCAATTTGCGGGCATGGTCGGCACCCTGATTGGCGGTCCTTTGGCCGACCGATTCGGACGTAAGCCGATGATCTGGTTTTCCATTGCAGGCACGGCCCCTTTCTCGATCCTGCTCCCTTATGCAGGTCCGATCTGGGCCATGGTGCTTTGCGCATGCATCGGCATCATCCTGATGTCCGGATTTAGCGTAATTATCGTCTATGCGCAAGAGCTGCTGCCAAATCACATCGGTACGGTATCCGGCCTGTTTTTTGGACTTTCCTTCGGCATGGCGGGACTGGGGTCCGTCGTGCTGGGCTCCCTGATGGATGCCACCAGCGTCGCTTGGGTCATCCAGTTGTGTTCTTTCCTGCCGCTGCTGGGCGTGTTCGCCATCTTTCTGCCCAAAGGAAAGCAGGCAGCCGCCTGA
- a CDS encoding ABC transporter ATP-binding protein, translating into MMIDVQHVTWKRGPLTLLNDVTWQVGDGEHWALLGLNGSGKTTLLNMITGYLWPTEGSISVLGHTYGDVDLRQLRKSIGWVSSSLQEKLYGTDRTQYVVISGKHATIGLYDKLDDNDLDQARHWMNMLGCGHLWDREYRTCSQGEKQKLLIARALMANPRILILDEPCNGLDLFSREQLLNSISALAAREDTPSLIYVTHHTEEILPAFRHSLLLRRGEVVERGLTKDLMNVDVLTRFFEAPVEVDWHGERVYVRAAQSS; encoded by the coding sequence ATGATGATTGATGTGCAGCATGTAACGTGGAAAAGAGGGCCGCTCACCTTGCTGAACGATGTGACCTGGCAGGTGGGCGATGGCGAGCACTGGGCCCTGCTTGGCCTGAACGGGTCGGGCAAAACAACGCTCCTCAACATGATTACCGGTTATTTGTGGCCGACCGAAGGCAGCATCTCGGTGCTGGGGCACACGTATGGAGACGTCGACTTGCGTCAACTACGAAAGTCCATCGGCTGGGTCAGCTCCTCCCTGCAGGAGAAGCTGTACGGAACGGATCGTACGCAATACGTCGTGATCAGCGGCAAACACGCCACGATTGGACTGTACGACAAGTTGGATGATAACGACCTCGATCAAGCCAGACATTGGATGAATATGCTCGGCTGCGGGCACCTCTGGGACCGCGAATACCGCACCTGTTCGCAGGGAGAGAAGCAGAAGCTGCTCATCGCCCGCGCGCTGATGGCCAATCCGCGCATTCTGATTCTCGACGAGCCGTGCAACGGCCTCGATCTGTTCTCCAGGGAACAGCTGTTGAACAGCATCAGTGCATTGGCTGCCAGGGAAGATACGCCTTCGCTTATTTATGTCACCCATCACACCGAAGAGATTCTGCCGGCTTTCCGGCACAGCCTGCTGCTGCGCAGGGGCGAGGTGGTCGAGCGCGGACTCACCAAAGACCTGATGAACGTGGATGTGCTGACCCGTTTTTTCGAAGCCCCGGTAGAGGTCGACTGGCACGGTGAACGCGTGTATGTGCGTGCCGCGCAGTCATCATAA
- a CDS encoding MarR family transcriptional regulator, with protein sequence MKEVLREIGMIARCLDSISNIEFQHLNLSRGQYLYLYRICENPGIIPNQLAELIKVDRTTAARAISKLESDGFIVKKPQQGNKKNKLLYPTEAGLEAWEFIRREGVHSDQVTLAGFTPEEIETAVRLLRRMRHNIEVDWKFVKKGGRRAYMDSTE encoded by the coding sequence TTGAAAGAGGTCTTGCGCGAAATCGGCATGATTGCCCGCTGTCTCGATTCCATCAGCAACATCGAGTTTCAGCACCTGAACCTGTCCCGGGGACAGTACCTTTATCTTTATCGCATCTGCGAAAATCCCGGCATTATCCCCAATCAGCTGGCCGAGCTGATCAAGGTTGACCGGACGACGGCTGCCCGGGCCATCAGTAAACTGGAGTCGGACGGTTTTATCGTCAAGAAGCCTCAGCAGGGCAATAAAAAGAACAAGCTGCTTTATCCCACCGAGGCGGGACTGGAAGCTTGGGAATTCATTCGCCGGGAAGGCGTGCATTCGGACCAGGTTACGCTTGCCGGATTTACGCCTGAAGAGATCGAAACAGCGGTCCGATTGCTGCGCCGGATGCGCCACAATATTGAAGTGGATTGGAAGTTCGTCAAGAAAGGCGGCCGAAGAGCCTACATGGATTCCACCGAATGA
- a CDS encoding glycosyl hydrolase family 8: MKRTWRIWIPALVVATVVLVAVIFMLKERFVMNENSPTASFIQNHMTNPNGTLASYLQDARSENPDIVAGREALSESIGLWMQYAVAKNDQAMFEQSYTLLKTYFLMPQKYIAWKLDADGTSHVTTNALGDDFRIVNALLAAADQWADGREDKLQTAAAISRVLTEFVQQHGYYVDFHDFSNGYSSDLLSLVYVDLPALKAMESHEMLQPGTYGKYKGLLQSMPDDGVFYAKTFDPSTKQFAYSDTVNLIDQLIIANHLMETPRKPDKLITFLKKEMNRLHYLPGQYNRTQRTPSVTYESPAVYGLAIELAIRADDPKWAKQLYKQMVKLRDQDSRYPGGYVSGGNTHMFDNLVALLGETKLYHFLK; this comes from the coding sequence ATGAAACGTACATGGCGAATCTGGATTCCAGCATTGGTGGTGGCAACCGTTGTGCTGGTGGCGGTGATTTTTATGTTAAAGGAAAGATTCGTGATGAACGAAAACTCCCCCACGGCATCGTTTATCCAAAATCATATGACCAATCCCAATGGCACGTTGGCCTCTTATTTGCAGGACGCGCGTTCGGAGAATCCCGATATCGTCGCAGGACGTGAAGCACTGTCCGAGTCGATCGGCCTGTGGATGCAATATGCGGTGGCCAAAAATGATCAGGCCATGTTTGAGCAGAGTTATACATTGTTAAAAACGTATTTTCTCATGCCGCAAAAGTACATAGCCTGGAAGCTGGATGCGGATGGAACATCGCATGTGACGACCAATGCGCTTGGCGATGATTTCCGCATCGTGAATGCCTTGTTGGCCGCAGCCGACCAGTGGGCCGACGGGAGAGAGGACAAGCTGCAAACGGCAGCCGCCATCTCTCGGGTGTTGACGGAATTCGTGCAGCAGCATGGATACTATGTCGATTTCCATGATTTCTCCAATGGTTATTCGTCGGATCTATTAAGCCTGGTCTATGTGGATCTGCCTGCCCTGAAAGCGATGGAGTCGCATGAAATGCTGCAGCCGGGGACCTATGGCAAATACAAAGGCCTGCTTCAAAGCATGCCTGATGATGGCGTGTTTTATGCCAAAACCTTTGATCCATCGACCAAACAATTTGCATATAGCGATACGGTAAATTTGATCGACCAATTGATCATTGCCAACCATTTGATGGAGACCCCGCGCAAACCCGACAAACTGATCACTTTTCTGAAAAAGGAAATGAACCGGCTGCACTACCTTCCGGGCCAATACAACCGTACCCAGCGCACGCCCTCCGTTACTTATGAGTCGCCTGCCGTTTACGGTCTTGCCATCGAGCTAGCCATTCGGGCAGACGATCCCAAGTGGGCGAAGCAGCTGTACAAACAGATGGTGAAATTGCGGGATCAAGACTCACGCTATCCGGGAGGATACGTTTCGGGCGGGAATACGCATATGTTTGATAACCTTGTCGCTTTGCTCGGAGAGACGAAATTGTATCATTTCTTGAAATAG
- a CDS encoding carbohydrate ABC transporter permease produces the protein MKISASDRLFYVLVHILTILAVVVTLYPFLYVISISFSSVDAIDKQKVFLFPVEFTLSGYKMVLQYRELWVSFYNTVWYTVVGTLLNVVATCLAAFPLSRPQFFLRRKLNFFIAFTMYFSGGLIPAYMLINSLGLYNTRWVMVLPVLVITFNVMICRSALEGIPNEIFESASIDGANEITMLYRLAVPIIKPTLAVLALYYAVFHWNNFFTALLYLGKQDMQPLQMFLRRVLVMASPEVMQKMGGAMTSNALAVSTIQVRYVSIVVSIVPIVMIYPFIQRYFVKGITLGAVKG, from the coding sequence ATGAAGATTTCCGCAAGCGACCGGTTATTTTACGTTCTGGTTCACATTTTGACCATTCTTGCCGTGGTGGTCACCCTGTATCCTTTTCTATATGTGATCAGCATTTCGTTCAGTTCCGTCGATGCCATCGACAAACAGAAGGTGTTTCTGTTCCCCGTTGAATTTACGCTGTCCGGATACAAGATGGTGCTGCAATACCGTGAACTGTGGGTGTCCTTCTACAATACGGTCTGGTATACCGTGGTGGGCACGCTGCTTAATGTAGTGGCCACATGTCTGGCTGCATTTCCGTTATCCCGGCCGCAATTTTTTCTGCGCAGGAAACTTAACTTTTTCATCGCATTCACGATGTATTTCTCCGGTGGCCTGATTCCGGCATACATGCTGATTAACTCGCTGGGCCTGTATAACACCCGTTGGGTGATGGTACTGCCCGTGTTGGTCATTACGTTTAACGTTATGATCTGCCGCTCCGCACTGGAAGGCATTCCGAATGAAATATTCGAAAGCGCGAGTATTGACGGGGCCAATGAGATTACGATGCTGTACCGGCTGGCCGTGCCCATCATCAAGCCTACGTTGGCCGTGCTGGCACTGTATTATGCCGTGTTTCACTGGAACAATTTTTTTACCGCATTGCTTTATTTGGGGAAACAGGATATGCAGCCGCTCCAGATGTTTCTGCGCAGGGTGCTTGTCATGGCCTCCCCCGAGGTCATGCAGAAAATGGGCGGCGCGATGACCAGCAATGCACTGGCGGTATCCACCATCCAAGTGCGTTATGTATCCATTGTGGTCAGCATCGTTCCCATCGTCATGATCTACCCTTTTATCCAACGGTATTTCGTCAAGGGCATCACCCTTGGAGCCGTGAAAGGATAG
- a CDS encoding helix-turn-helix domain-containing protein, whose amino-acid sequence MELNIMMNDLELWKASGRFANEPHVHDDWYQVTMPVSGICDFVQERRAYQLAAGKAIVAHPQTEHFFQMDSDTSVIVIKFRSLPVAGGKDGEREHRQQEVKSLHVFDTREINTLFRSCSAILLEDAPEPLQMQELEFKVQRYLDGLLKGREHSPREEGLLSAKPARVDGFFLGTADTHLTRVLEYIHDSYTSGAMNIDSMAAVAHQSRYHFMRSFKAMTGSTPHQYVLRLRVEQASMLLRRTQAKVTDICAQCGFSSIDQFYRAFLRLKGLTPTEYRRQT is encoded by the coding sequence ATGGAATTGAACATAATGATGAACGATCTGGAACTATGGAAAGCTTCGGGCCGTTTTGCCAATGAACCGCATGTCCATGACGACTGGTATCAGGTCACGATGCCCGTGAGCGGAATATGCGATTTCGTTCAGGAACGCCGTGCCTATCAACTCGCTGCCGGAAAGGCCATTGTGGCGCATCCCCAAACCGAGCACTTTTTTCAGATGGATTCGGATACGAGCGTTATCGTCATCAAATTTCGCAGCCTTCCTGTGGCCGGTGGGAAGGATGGAGAACGGGAACATCGGCAGCAGGAGGTGAAGAGCCTGCATGTATTCGATACGCGGGAGATCAACACGTTGTTCAGAAGCTGTAGCGCCATTCTGCTGGAGGATGCACCGGAACCGCTTCAAATGCAGGAGCTTGAATTCAAGGTGCAAAGGTATCTGGACGGTTTGTTGAAGGGGCGGGAGCATTCCCCCCGGGAAGAAGGATTGCTTTCGGCTAAGCCTGCGCGAGTGGACGGTTTTTTCCTGGGGACCGCAGACACACATTTGACCCGGGTGCTTGAATATATTCACGACAGTTATACATCCGGTGCAATGAACATTGATTCGATGGCTGCCGTTGCGCATCAGAGCAGGTATCATTTCATGCGTTCGTTCAAAGCGATGACCGGATCGACCCCGCATCAATATGTGTTGAGGCTGCGGGTGGAACAGGCTTCGATGTTATTGCGCCGAACGCAGGCAAAAGTGACGGATATTTGTGCGCAGTGCGGATTCTCAAGCATCGACCAATTTTATCGGGCCTTTCTGCGGCTCAAGGGTTTAACACCCACCGAATACCGGCGTCAGACGTAA
- a CDS encoding extracellular solute-binding protein, whose protein sequence is MKFKGASKIALFAWLAISLAGCSSGGTGGSADGGASAEAESSYNYTGAGPVTDTPDARLSILATNAWTTNVDLSTAEIVKKIEGNAGVTVDWDLIPPQNYADAVSPRLAAGSDLPDIVYLPDQDQLMKYINSGLFLPLDELYEKYGVNLKKIYEKSPSIKASLTTPDGKMYYVPQQTLTRNYMPLFMINQRWLGKLNLQEPTTLDEFTAMLRAFKAGDPNGNGKADEIPLSMESKFIPMAFGPAFGLDLSNNFYADDQGKVHFSYYEPAYKEYLAYLNGLYKEGLLTVDYASTTGDQVTSRISQDVTGVTFNFSWYQSMVYSPLFKDYDPKEPVFKGIAPLKGPHGDQFYIGRTPVSGIFGISKNSKNPDLAFKFLDYGVSEEAQTMYTWGIKDDTYTEENGEKKFTDKGKDNEYIQKLGIGPVNLPNIQSTDSADAVVPEWHSSLDKELEKYVHEPFPFVYALPDEASIESTTMPDITTYVQEMNFKFISGELGLDQFDSYIETLKNMNVEQVIAGRQAQYDRYMAAQK, encoded by the coding sequence ATGAAATTCAAAGGGGCAAGCAAAATCGCATTATTTGCATGGCTGGCGATCAGTTTGGCAGGCTGCAGCAGCGGGGGGACGGGAGGAAGCGCTGATGGAGGAGCTTCGGCGGAAGCAGAGTCGAGCTATAACTACACGGGAGCCGGCCCGGTGACCGACACGCCGGATGCCAGGCTGTCGATTCTGGCGACCAATGCCTGGACAACGAACGTGGACCTTTCCACAGCTGAAATCGTCAAAAAGATCGAAGGAAATGCCGGCGTCACGGTCGATTGGGACCTCATTCCGCCGCAAAACTACGCCGACGCGGTCAGCCCGCGGCTGGCGGCCGGATCGGACCTGCCGGATATCGTTTATTTGCCGGATCAGGACCAATTAATGAAGTATATCAATAGCGGCCTTTTTCTCCCGCTGGATGAGCTGTACGAGAAATACGGCGTCAATTTGAAGAAAATTTATGAAAAATCACCGTCCATTAAGGCAAGTCTGACCACGCCGGATGGTAAAATGTATTATGTGCCGCAGCAAACGCTGACCCGGAACTATATGCCATTATTCATGATCAACCAGCGGTGGCTGGGCAAGCTGAATCTGCAGGAGCCAACGACGTTGGACGAATTTACCGCCATGCTGCGCGCGTTCAAGGCTGGGGACCCGAATGGAAACGGCAAAGCCGATGAAATTCCGCTTTCCATGGAATCCAAGTTTATTCCGATGGCGTTTGGGCCGGCCTTTGGTCTGGATCTGTCCAACAACTTCTATGCCGATGATCAAGGCAAGGTGCATTTCAGCTATTACGAGCCGGCATACAAGGAGTATTTGGCGTATCTGAACGGTCTTTATAAAGAAGGACTGCTGACGGTTGATTATGCCAGCACGACGGGCGATCAGGTGACTTCCCGCATTTCGCAGGACGTGACCGGGGTGACGTTCAACTTCAGTTGGTACCAGTCGATGGTATACAGCCCGCTGTTCAAGGATTATGATCCCAAAGAGCCTGTATTCAAAGGCATCGCGCCGCTGAAGGGACCGCACGGAGATCAGTTCTACATTGGACGCACGCCGGTGAGCGGCATCTTCGGCATTTCGAAAAACAGCAAAAATCCGGATCTCGCCTTCAAATTCCTCGATTACGGAGTCAGCGAGGAAGCCCAGACCATGTATACATGGGGCATCAAAGACGACACGTATACGGAAGAGAATGGCGAGAAGAAATTCACGGACAAAGGCAAGGACAACGAATACATTCAGAAGCTGGGCATCGGTCCGGTGAATCTGCCGAACATTCAGTCCACCGACTCAGCCGATGCGGTTGTGCCGGAGTGGCACTCCAGCTTGGACAAAGAACTGGAGAAGTACGTGCATGAACCGTTCCCGTTTGTGTACGCGCTGCCGGACGAAGCCTCAATTGAAAGCACAACCATGCCTGACATTACCACGTATGTACAAGAGATGAATTTCAAATTCATCAGCGGTGAGCTGGGGCTGGATCAGTTCGACAGTTACATCGAAACGTTGAAAAACATGAACGTCGAGCAGGTCATTGCCGGAAGGCAGGCCCAATATGACCGCTACATGGCCGCACAAAAATAA
- a CDS encoding glycosyltransferase, with protein MADTVLLLSILSIWISVTEAIIIMAGAIRFIHRQEKQPIEIPVNMDHFPTVSVLVPAHNEGLVIVSTVEHILRLNYPEHKVQVIVIADNCTDDTAERLKKLKANTSYAERDFTILERTGAGGKSGALNDALQMSTGEWICVYDADAAPERNALLFLVQKALENPEKHGAVFGRNKARNRGQNFLSHCINLELVTVQRVHHTGLWELFKLGTIPGTNYIIKSQLIREIGGWDPDAITEDTAVSFDVLTRGQLIALAPRAEAYQQEPEQLQVYMKQRQRWSKGNYQVVIDNVKHLFDRTSWRIKLHVLYYAASYFWFMIAILVSDIIFVSNIIYQIVALFNPDVVSPFQFAGDVYVYLVIAWALMYYIYVLQITLALSADIGQLNTRNFIVACISYFTYAQLFLIISVKAFISLIGDKILRRETKWYKTQRFG; from the coding sequence ATGGCTGATACCGTGTTATTGCTGTCCATTCTCAGCATCTGGATCTCCGTGACCGAAGCCATTATCATCATGGCCGGGGCCATTCGATTCATTCATCGCCAGGAAAAGCAACCCATCGAAATTCCCGTGAATATGGATCACTTTCCAACGGTGTCGGTGTTGGTGCCCGCCCATAACGAAGGGCTTGTCATTGTGTCTACCGTGGAGCATATTCTACGTTTGAATTATCCTGAGCATAAGGTGCAGGTCATTGTCATTGCTGACAACTGCACGGACGATACGGCCGAACGCTTGAAAAAACTGAAGGCCAATACGAGCTATGCCGAGCGGGATTTCACGATTCTTGAGCGAACCGGCGCGGGCGGCAAATCCGGAGCGTTGAATGACGCTCTTCAAATGTCCACGGGCGAATGGATTTGCGTATATGATGCCGATGCCGCGCCTGAACGCAACGCATTGTTATTTCTGGTGCAAAAAGCGCTTGAAAACCCGGAGAAGCACGGCGCTGTTTTTGGCCGGAACAAAGCCCGCAATCGTGGACAGAACTTTCTCTCCCATTGTATCAATCTCGAGCTTGTGACCGTGCAGCGCGTCCACCATACCGGATTGTGGGAACTGTTCAAGCTGGGTACGATTCCCGGAACCAACTATATCATCAAATCCCAGTTGATCAGGGAAATCGGAGGCTGGGACCCGGACGCGATTACGGAGGATACGGCGGTTTCCTTCGATGTGCTCACGCGTGGGCAGCTTATCGCGCTGGCTCCGCGTGCCGAGGCTTATCAGCAGGAGCCGGAGCAGTTGCAGGTTTACATGAAACAGAGACAGCGTTGGTCCAAAGGCAACTACCAGGTGGTCATCGATAATGTGAAACACCTGTTTGACCGTACCAGTTGGAGAATCAAGCTGCATGTGCTTTATTATGCGGCAAGCTATTTTTGGTTCATGATCGCCATTCTCGTATCGGACATCATTTTCGTATCCAACATCATTTATCAGATTGTTGCGTTATTCAATCCTGATGTCGTCTCGCCGTTCCAGTTTGCCGGAGACGTGTACGTATACCTCGTGATTGCCTGGGCACTCATGTATTACATTTATGTTCTGCAAATCACGCTGGCGCTTTCGGCCGATATCGGGCAGTTGAACACACGGAATTTTATCGTGGCATGCATATCCTACTTCACGTATGCCCAGTTATTCCTGATCATTTCCGTGAAGGCATTTATCTCCCTGATCGGGGACAAAATTCTCCGCAGGGAAACAAAGTGGTACAAAACCCAGCGCTTTGGCTGA
- a CDS encoding ABC transporter permease subunit: protein MKRRWEALFKLMRRDKYLLLMFSPIFLYYVVFMYVPMPGVLLAFRNFMPGQGVFSGEWVGLKWFDQFVHSIYFWRLLRNTFLLAFLPLLFGFSIPILFAICIVEIKNRVFKRFAQTVTYLPHFISTVVVAGMIINFLSPTDGIVNTLIMKLGMDPVNFMMEPGWFRTIFTSSDIWQSFGFSSIIYIAAIMGIDSEMYDSGKIDGVNKFQELWHLTLPSIKPTIVILLLLSLGGIMNVGFEKVYLLYNPATYDTADVLSTYVYRMGIIGQNYGFATAVGLFNSIVTFILVLAANTLTRRLTKMSLW from the coding sequence GTGAAAAGACGGTGGGAGGCGCTGTTCAAGCTGATGCGGCGCGACAAATACCTGCTGCTGATGTTCTCGCCCATCTTTCTGTATTACGTCGTGTTTATGTATGTTCCAATGCCCGGGGTTCTGCTGGCCTTCCGGAATTTTATGCCGGGTCAGGGCGTGTTCAGCGGAGAATGGGTGGGTCTGAAGTGGTTTGATCAATTCGTGCATTCCATCTATTTCTGGAGGCTGCTGCGGAATACGTTCCTGCTTGCATTCCTTCCGCTTCTCTTCGGGTTTTCGATTCCGATCCTGTTCGCGATTTGCATTGTAGAAATCAAAAACCGGGTGTTCAAACGTTTCGCGCAGACCGTGACGTATCTTCCCCATTTCATCTCGACCGTGGTTGTCGCCGGCATGATCATCAACTTTCTCTCTCCGACCGATGGCATCGTCAACACGCTGATCATGAAGCTTGGCATGGATCCCGTCAATTTCATGATGGAGCCGGGGTGGTTCCGTACCATTTTCACCAGCTCGGACATCTGGCAGAGCTTCGGCTTCAGCTCGATTATCTATATCGCTGCCATCATGGGCATCGACTCCGAAATGTACGATTCCGGCAAAATCGACGGTGTCAACAAATTTCAGGAGCTGTGGCACCTGACGCTGCCGAGCATCAAACCCACGATTGTGATCCTGTTATTGCTGTCGTTGGGCGGCATCATGAATGTAGGCTTCGAAAAGGTGTACCTGCTCTACAATCCCGCTACATACGATACCGCTGATGTTCTCTCCACTTATGTTTACCGTATGGGAATTATCGGACAAAACTACGGATTTGCGACCGCCGTCGGCCTCTTCAACTCCATCGTGACGTTTATTCTCGTCCTGGCAGCCAATACGCTGACGCGACGATTGACCAAGATGTCCTTATGGTAA
- a CDS encoding diguanylate cyclase: MRNKAPILRMAWGYAILIGLAVIQQLLVYLKLYLNQSYTLIDVVFSIAALGALVVGFVIPVGVSVVIGFIYLVSYFVWLVTYADVNVISFSWWLLIPANVAVAAFIKVGLVRSARVMERLQELQDRNPEVDLDTSLGNREAFADTVIKQSNLAKRYSDQYGFSMAMFKIEFLSLVQESLGSVRYAQFLQELSNTIQKQIRYEDYKFYVDRGRFVILCPMTNADFLPEMTKRIRDAMMNLQFIDKKGNELQTVIKSGALVFQKEQFDKYEHVDAVIAALERNTETDLIGEYI; this comes from the coding sequence ATGAGAAACAAAGCGCCCATCCTTCGCATGGCTTGGGGTTATGCCATTTTGATCGGGTTAGCGGTCATTCAACAGCTGCTCGTTTATCTCAAGCTGTATCTCAATCAAAGCTACACTCTGATTGATGTTGTATTCAGCATCGCTGCCCTTGGCGCGCTGGTCGTTGGTTTTGTTATACCGGTAGGCGTCTCTGTCGTCATTGGATTTATTTATTTGGTGTCTTATTTTGTATGGCTTGTAACGTATGCCGATGTGAACGTCATCTCGTTTTCCTGGTGGCTGCTCATTCCGGCTAACGTGGCTGTGGCAGCCTTTATCAAGGTAGGGCTCGTACGCAGCGCACGCGTGATGGAGCGATTGCAAGAGCTGCAGGACCGCAATCCCGAGGTTGACCTCGATACGTCGCTGGGAAATCGCGAGGCTTTTGCCGATACGGTCATCAAACAGAGCAATTTGGCAAAGCGTTACTCGGACCAATACGGCTTCAGCATGGCCATGTTCAAAATCGAGTTTTTGTCGCTGGTGCAGGAATCGCTCGGCTCCGTCCGTTATGCCCAATTTTTGCAGGAACTATCGAATACGATTCAGAAGCAGATCCGGTATGAGGATTATAAGTTTTATGTGGATCGCGGACGTTTCGTTATTTTATGTCCGATGACCAATGCGGACTTTTTGCCGGAGATGACGAAGCGAATCAGAGATGCCATGATGAACCTCCAGTTTATCGACAAAAAAGGAAACGAGCTGCAAACCGTGATCAAGTCCGGGGCATTGGTGTTCCAAAAAGAGCAGTTTGACAAGTACGAACATGTCGATGCGGTAATCGCCGCTCTTGAGCGCAACACGGAAACGGACCTTATTGGAGAATACATCTAG
- a CDS encoding GNAT family N-acetyltransferase gives MNTTVTEVQNQEQLEACFAIRKAIFVEEQGVPAEDEFDQYDALHTEARHILVHVDGEPAASARLRVVEQTAKLERICVMMEYRKHGLGRVLIDKLEQMSLDQGLVKAKLHAQVQASGFYERLGYAPASDVFLEDGIPHLLMTKTLN, from the coding sequence ATGAATACTACGGTGACAGAAGTTCAAAATCAGGAACAATTGGAAGCCTGCTTTGCCATTCGCAAAGCCATTTTCGTTGAAGAACAAGGGGTGCCGGCAGAAGACGAGTTCGACCAGTACGATGCGCTTCATACGGAAGCCCGTCACATCCTTGTACATGTCGATGGGGAGCCTGCCGCCTCGGCCAGACTGCGTGTTGTCGAGCAAACGGCCAAGCTGGAGCGAATCTGCGTTATGATGGAATATCGCAAGCACGGTCTTGGAAGAGTGCTCATCGACAAGCTGGAACAAATGTCCTTGGATCAAGGGTTGGTCAAAGCGAAACTTCACGCTCAGGTACAGGCCTCCGGCTTCTACGAACGACTTGGATACGCCCCGGCTTCGGACGTTTTTCTGGAGGATGGCATTCCGCACTTGCTCATGACCAAAACATTGAATTAG